A stretch of Larus michahellis chromosome Z, bLarMic1.1, whole genome shotgun sequence DNA encodes these proteins:
- the SLC46A2 gene encoding solute carrier family 46 member 2: MVGVMVMRTWIEPVVAGSQVASAFYDTALLLVVKNYYNQTNSTAPSHALEDAQQKAVSNFYIIYNLVLGLSPLVSAYGLSKLGDRVHRKIPICFPLLGYLGSKTLLLLLILLGWPIEVMYGAAALNGLTGGFTTFWAGVMALGSLGSSESRRSLRLIIIELVYGLAGFLGSMASGYLFVGFNDRYREGTVLVGCSIACYAFCLLYSIFVLTVPKPAASCPVKAKSAEEVGSQLPAHNEAAAGSSQPSESSSSTPVSPSKLTIIMLFMAAILYDLAVVGAMNVLPLFLLREPLSWNAVQIGHGNAAGYVIFITSFLGVFVFSKYLRDITMIMIGVISFSAGILIMAFVRWTFLFYIARAVMLFALIPLPTIRSMLSKHVEGSSYGKVFVLLQLSLVTTGVVTSTLYNKIYQNTLNWYSSFCFILSFLVGCLTLLPLSIVAIKQRSTTGSLQILTE; the protein is encoded by the exons ATGGTGGGGGTGATGGTGATGAGGACGTGGATTGAGCCAGTGGTTGCAGGTTCTCAAGTGGCCAGCGCCTTCTACgacacagcactgctgctggtggtgaaGAACTACTACAATCAGACCAACTCCACTGCTCCCTCCCATGCACTGGAAGATGCTCAGCAGAAGGCCGTCTCTAATTTTTATATCATCTACAACCTAGTCCTGGGCCTGAGCCCCCTGGTGTCAGCCTATGGCTTGTCCAAACTAGGGGACAGGGTGCATCGGAAGATCCCCATCTGCTTCCCTCTTCTTGGCTACTTGGGCTCCAAaactctcctgctcctcctgatCCTGCTGGGCTGGCCAATCGAGGTGATGTACGGGGCTGCTGCCCTCAATGGGCTGACGGGTGGTTTCACCACGTTCTGGGCAGGTGTCATGGCTCTGGGGTCCCTGGGCTCTTCCGAGAGCAGGAGGTCTCTGCGTCTGATCATTATTGAGCTGGTGTATGGCCTCGCTGGCTTTCTGGGAAGCATGGCATCTGGCTACCTATTTGTTGGCTTCAATGACCGCTATCGAGAGGGCACTGTGCTGGTGGGCTGCAGCATTGCCTGCTATGCTTTCTGCCTCCTCTACAGCATTTTTGTCCTGACAGTCCCCAAGCCAGCAGCTTCCTGCCCAGTCAAAGCCAAGAGCGCAGAGGAGGTGGGCAGCCAGCTACCAGCCCACAAcgaagcagcagcagggagttCCCAACCTTCGGAGAGCAGCAGCTCCACTCCAGTATCCCCCTCAAAACTCACCATCATCATGCTGTTTATGGCAGCAATCCTCTATGACCTTGCTGTGGTCGGTGCAATGAATGTGCTCCCACTCTTCTTGCTCAGGGAGCCTTTAAGTTGGAATGCCGTACAGATTGGCCATGGCAATGCTGCTGGGTACGTGATCTTCATCACCAGCTTCCTAGGGGTATTTGTGTTCTCCAAATATTTGAGGGACATTACCATGATTATGATCGGAGTGATATCCTTCAGTGCTGGCATCCTCATCATGGCCTTCGTGCGGTGGACGTTCCTATTCTACATCG CACGGGCGGTGATGCTCTTTGCCCTCATCCCCCTACCAACCATCAGGTCCATGTTATCCAAGCATGTCGAAGGATCATCCTACG GTAAGGTGTTTGTCCTGCTGCAGCTGTCTTTAGTCACCACAGGAGTAGTGACATCTACACTCTACAACAAGATCTACCAAAACACACTGAACTGGTACAgcagcttctgtttcattttgtctttcctAGTCGGCTGCTTGACTCTCCTCCCCTTAAG CATTGTGGCCATCAAACAACGTTCAACCACTGGCTCCCTTCAGATTCTGACCGAGTGA